The Pseudomonadota bacterium genome window below encodes:
- a CDS encoding GNAT family N-acetyltransferase, whose product MYVYREIYNNDEDLIKQITDLYNRVYGGEYHVSTQMLIDKHLKNPFGEKVCGAVAVDGKKVIAATFFLSGQYLYNRMKYKAALGCDYLVDPDYQRKGLGTGLTSFMESYFISANYDFLCTFPNIKSKASFLRNAWKEVFVFDYFIMPCMGPAFMNDLFLWQKIKGFSNKLRSLSDIKIEKGDINIITPDDYALINNMTDKVTRMRSKDVYNYKFNDNYYKHYYIKITKKNETKFICTIRIDIRKIKGINLRFLDIVDWHSLCDNKEDSAKYFARVLCEARNLGDAIVLWQSTDRVEQEIISNDFGFFNMSSLKVNKSEHYFLTKKLNASMSDNIEKAENWKLRWIETDL is encoded by the coding sequence ATGTATGTATACAGGGAAATATACAATAATGATGAAGATTTAATAAAACAGATTACGGATCTTTATAACAGGGTGTATGGCGGAGAATACCATGTCAGCACTCAAATGCTTATCGATAAACACCTGAAGAATCCCTTTGGTGAAAAAGTCTGTGGTGCAGTTGCAGTTGATGGAAAAAAAGTCATTGCTGCAACTTTTTTTTTAAGCGGTCAATATTTATACAACCGAATGAAGTATAAAGCTGCTTTAGGCTGTGATTATCTTGTTGACCCTGATTATCAGAGAAAAGGTTTGGGCACCGGCCTGACATCTTTTATGGAGAGTTATTTCATTAGTGCGAATTATGATTTTTTGTGCACATTTCCAAATATTAAATCAAAAGCAAGTTTTTTACGCAATGCCTGGAAGGAGGTCTTCGTTTTTGATTATTTTATAATGCCGTGCATGGGGCCTGCTTTCATGAATGATTTGTTTTTATGGCAGAAGATAAAAGGTTTTTCAAATAAATTGAGATCTTTGTCGGATATTAAGATAGAGAAAGGTGATATTAATATCATAACGCCTGATGATTATGCCCTTATCAACAACATGACTGATAAAGTTACCCGCATGAGATCAAAGGATGTTTATAATTACAAGTTTAATGATAATTATTATAAGCACTACTATATAAAAATAACTAAAAAAAATGAAACGAAATTTATTTGTACAATTCGTATTGATATAAGAAAAATTAAGGGAATTAACCTTAGATTTCTCGATATTGTAGACTGGCATAGTCTTTGTGATAACAAAGAAGATAGCGCAAAATATTTTGCCAGGGTGTTATGCGAAGCGAGAAACTTAGGAGATGCAATAGTTCTCTGGCAGTCAACTGATAGGGTAGAACAGGAAATAATTTCAAATGATTTTGGTTTTTTTAATATGAGCAGTTTAAAGGTCAATAAATCAGAGCACTACTTTTTAACAAAAAAGTTGAATGCATCAATGTCTGATAATATTGAAAAAGCTGAAAACTGGAAACTTAGGTGGATTGAAACCGATTTATAA
- a CDS encoding polysaccharide deacetylase family protein → MFGKFVISLDYELAWGFHGTNLKDKPYLENVKGENKAVIETLKLFEKYGIHATWAIVGALFCKNKKELKDIINIELEYTKNGYTIEQYLDREVGENDDADSLHYAGRIIEIIKKYPYQEIASHTFSHLYCFHEVNDHNAFEKELTAFNKVAKDTKSLVFPSNQLNEDALNLLKKYNYKAYRGVQKNGSSFALYPQMADKEDFIVYKLLRMIDTYCNILGEYSYSQENIIEDNICNIRASAFFRGYNDRLSFLESLKIGRIKKGLRWAAQKNEIYHLWWHPHNFGINIQKNMEQLEEILRYFKNLESEYGMETRNMGEIADEVLPEK, encoded by the coding sequence TTGTTCGGAAAATTTGTTATTTCACTTGATTACGAGCTCGCCTGGGGGTTTCACGGGACAAACCTGAAAGATAAACCTTATTTGGAAAATGTTAAAGGTGAAAACAAAGCAGTAATTGAAACGCTTAAACTTTTTGAAAAATATGGTATACACGCAACGTGGGCAATAGTCGGAGCATTATTTTGTAAAAATAAAAAAGAATTAAAAGATATTATAAATATTGAGCTTGAGTATACTAAAAATGGTTATACGATAGAACAATATCTTGACCGGGAAGTCGGGGAAAATGATGATGCCGATTCATTGCATTATGCCGGCAGGATAATTGAAATCATAAAAAAATATCCCTACCAGGAAATAGCAAGTCATACTTTCAGTCATCTTTACTGTTTTCATGAAGTCAACGATCACAATGCTTTTGAAAAAGAACTGACAGCATTCAATAAAGTTGCAAAGGACACAAAATCGCTCGTATTCCCTTCAAATCAATTAAATGAGGATGCATTGAACCTGCTGAAAAAATATAACTATAAAGCATACAGGGGAGTTCAGAAGAATGGTTCTTCTTTTGCATTATATCCGCAAATGGCTGATAAAGAGGATTTTATAGTATACAAGTTATTAAGAATGATTGATACATATTGCAATATTTTAGGTGAATACAGTTATTCCCAGGAAAATATAATTGAAGACAATATATGTAACATACGTGCTTCTGCTTTTTTCAGAGGATACAACGATAGATTGTCATTTCTTGAGAGTCTTAAAATTGGAAGAATAAAAAAAGGTCTGAGATGGGCTGCGCAGAAGAATGAAATATATCACCTTTGGTGGCACCCCCACAATTTTGGGATTAATATACAGAAAAATATGGAACAGCTTGAAGAAATACTTCGTTATTTTAAAAACCTGGAATCAGAATACGGCATGGAAACCAGGAATATGGGCGAGATAGCCGATGAAGTTTTACCGGAGAAGTAA
- a CDS encoding DegT/DnrJ/EryC1/StrS family aminotransferase, with amino-acid sequence MENADEWGDIPSSSLKIPMSMPDITAEEIKAVVRVMQSRNLSIGSQTVEFERLVALQANAKYAVAVTNGTSALHMCTIAANIKQDDEVITSPFSFISSANCILYEKAKPVFVDIDPVSYNINPKLIEAAITSRTKAILVVHIFGQPADMDAILEIADRHSLVVIEDACEAVGAEYMGKRTGAIAKAGAFAFYPNKQMTTGEGACLVTNDEEWAALFRSLRNQGRDKFDGWLNHSRLGYNYRMSEMNATLGVVQLKRLDEFLRKRDAVAREYDKALSSFVNLSPLKVVPTTTRMSWFVYVVRFSPGIDRNYVIKEMEKNGIPTRPYFTPIHLQPFYMDMFGFKEGDFPEAEAAGKSIIALPFHTNMKTEEINVVCHALEDVLSGLK; translated from the coding sequence ATGGAAAACGCCGATGAATGGGGGGATATACCTTCTTCTTCACTAAAAATTCCTATGTCAATGCCTGATATTACCGCAGAGGAAATAAAGGCTGTTGTTCGTGTAATGCAATCAAGGAATCTCAGTATAGGTTCCCAAACTGTTGAATTTGAACGGCTGGTCGCGTTGCAGGCAAACGCTAAGTACGCTGTGGCAGTGACTAATGGTACCTCTGCCCTTCATATGTGCACGATAGCTGCCAATATAAAACAAGATGATGAAGTAATAACATCGCCATTCAGCTTCATTTCATCTGCAAACTGCATACTCTATGAAAAAGCTAAACCGGTATTTGTCGATATTGATCCTGTAAGTTACAACATAAATCCGAAACTGATTGAAGCTGCAATTACCAGTCGAACAAAGGCCATTCTTGTAGTCCATATTTTTGGTCAGCCTGCAGACATGGATGCCATTCTTGAAATAGCCGACAGACATAGCCTTGTTGTTATTGAAGACGCCTGTGAGGCAGTCGGAGCAGAATATATGGGTAAACGAACAGGAGCTATAGCAAAAGCCGGCGCTTTTGCTTTTTACCCGAACAAACAAATGACAACCGGAGAAGGAGCCTGTCTCGTCACTAATGATGAGGAATGGGCTGCATTATTCAGGAGCCTCAGAAACCAGGGCAGGGATAAATTCGACGGTTGGCTCAACCATTCGAGACTTGGTTATAATTACCGTATGTCAGAGATGAATGCAACACTTGGAGTTGTTCAACTAAAAAGACTTGATGAATTTCTCAGGAAAAGAGATGCTGTGGCAAGAGAGTACGACAAGGCGCTTTCTTCGTTTGTAAATTTGAGTCCGCTAAAAGTAGTTCCAACGACAACAAGGATGAGCTGGTTTGTCTATGTTGTACGTTTTTCGCCTGGTATTGACAGGAACTATGTTATCAAAGAAATGGAAAAAAACGGTATTCCCACAAGGCCTTATTTTACCCCTATTCATCTTCAGCCCTTTTATATGGATATGTTTGGTTTTAAGGAAGGAGATTTCCCCGAAGCTGAGGCAGCGGGAAAATCGATCATTGCTTTGCCTTTTCACACAAACATGAAAACAGAAGAAATAAATGTTGTTTGCCATGCACTGGAAGATGTTTTGTCAGGGTTAAAATAA
- a CDS encoding NAD-dependent epimerase/dehydratase family protein, translating to MKKEAVLVTGATGFIGKYVVENLLDEDFIVYALTRTNNPVLNKNVEIIKGDITESFIVPDEVGKIYHCAGVISEKMRMWPVNVQGTKNIVDAAIEHNCKLIHLSSAGVIGKASNKNINEETPCNPRSLYEKTKFEAEEVVREGIKRGLRAQMLRPTIVFGEGREPEKDSLLQLLRTIVSGRYRHISKGRGVYNIVYAGEVARAMHVLGNDSITNGRVFFINTPLSFSEFASIVYRSVKKNEKNIGNIPYVLAFGAAFAFSFLQLITGKKRGLTFSRLKALTDASIISQERMLNETGYKPLYGVDEYLKQLCAEYLKKGFLA from the coding sequence ATGAAAAAGGAAGCTGTCCTTGTTACCGGGGCAACCGGATTTATAGGTAAATACGTTGTAGAGAATCTGCTTGATGAAGATTTTATAGTTTACGCATTGACAAGAACCAACAATCCTGTTTTAAACAAAAATGTAGAAATTATAAAAGGTGATATTACAGAAAGTTTTATAGTTCCTGATGAAGTTGGTAAAATCTACCATTGTGCCGGTGTTATTTCTGAAAAAATGAGAATGTGGCCTGTTAATGTTCAGGGAACCAAAAATATTGTTGATGCTGCAATTGAGCATAATTGCAAATTGATTCATCTTTCCAGTGCAGGTGTAATAGGAAAAGCTTCAAATAAGAATATTAATGAAGAAACCCCCTGTAATCCGCGCAGTCTTTATGAGAAGACAAAATTTGAGGCAGAAGAAGTTGTAAGAGAAGGGATTAAGAGAGGATTAAGGGCTCAGATGCTACGCCCGACAATTGTTTTCGGGGAAGGCCGGGAGCCTGAAAAAGACAGTTTACTTCAGCTCTTACGAACTATTGTTTCAGGAAGATACAGACATATCAGCAAGGGACGTGGTGTTTATAATATTGTCTATGCTGGTGAAGTTGCCCGTGCAATGCATGTGCTTGGTAATGACAGTATAACAAACGGCAGAGTGTTCTTTATTAATACTCCGCTGAGTTTCTCTGAATTTGCATCAATTGTGTACAGATCAGTAAAAAAGAACGAAAAGAATATAGGCAACATACCATATGTTTTAGCATTTGGAGCTGCATTTGCATTTTCTTTTTTGCAATTAATTACAGGGAAGAAAAGAGGATTAACGTTTTCACGTCTGAAAGCATTGACAGATGCGAGTATAATTTCCCAGGAACGCATGCTTAACGAAACTGGCTACAAGCCGTTATACGGGGTTGATGAGTACCTGAAACAACTATGTGCTGAATATCTGAAAAAAGGTTTTTTGGCTTAA
- a CDS encoding glycosyltransferase family 39 protein — protein MTIRQTITSGKNIWLLPILVFTGAFAVRFYLAFFSNIITPDGILYIRTAKLIELGESKKLMEFTFIHLYPFLVILAHKIIPDWELAGRMTSVLMGSLAVIPFFLLIKGMFNIRIALVSSLFYVISPRLADYSSDVLREPTFWFFSMMALWLAWEGLSRGSLLCMAFAGIFSGLSSFARIEGIAVFVIISLWIIWYFWKIKPDLRKLFLCLFVFIFTLPIVLLPFTFLFRERLGKWDFGFTLLKIWLLIISKSKESLELTTDLIQAMPPELPTFIELAKDHKYVIFFSDIILKLIKSINIVFAVFAIAGIFRRKNTLYNKKEALIIIWFGVFFLTVFLYISKVYYFSTRHGLLMGIPVIIWAGIGFFELKEWIYLWLKKVCSHSFLAKNITAIFILVILIAILPKTLSPGGYEKRELKKAGIYLKGMGYSGIRFAGEPSLYRVAFYADSEYDTILSGKTNDELVGFMKENKTNLLIFDEKSNNIFYMNLQNNIDFSVFEKINLPEFEKYREYKISVYRLKNIL, from the coding sequence ATGACTATACGGCAAACAATAACGTCCGGGAAAAATATCTGGCTGCTTCCAATCCTTGTTTTTACAGGCGCCTTTGCTGTGAGATTTTATCTGGCATTTTTCTCAAACATTATAACTCCTGACGGGATTTTATATATAAGAACAGCAAAACTGATAGAACTTGGGGAATCCAAAAAGCTTATGGAATTTACTTTTATCCATTTGTATCCTTTTCTTGTTATACTTGCACACAAAATTATCCCTGATTGGGAACTTGCGGGAAGAATGACCTCAGTACTGATGGGGTCGCTGGCGGTGATCCCATTCTTTCTTTTGATAAAAGGGATGTTTAATATACGTATAGCATTAGTATCATCGCTCTTTTATGTTATAAGCCCCAGACTTGCAGATTATTCATCGGATGTACTCAGGGAGCCCACCTTTTGGTTTTTTTCTATGATGGCATTGTGGCTTGCCTGGGAAGGACTGTCTCGCGGCAGCCTTTTGTGTATGGCCTTTGCCGGTATATTTTCCGGGCTGTCTTCTTTTGCACGCATTGAGGGAATCGCCGTATTTGTGATCATTTCTCTTTGGATCATATGGTATTTCTGGAAAATAAAACCTGATTTAAGAAAGCTTTTTTTATGTCTTTTTGTTTTTATTTTTACTCTGCCCATTGTTCTTTTGCCTTTTACGTTTCTTTTCAGAGAAAGACTGGGTAAATGGGACTTCGGATTTACTCTGTTGAAGATATGGCTTCTTATAATAAGCAAAAGCAAAGAATCGCTTGAGCTGACGACCGATCTTATCCAGGCAATGCCGCCGGAACTTCCTACATTCATTGAACTTGCAAAAGACCATAAATATGTAATCTTTTTTTCTGATATTATTCTTAAGCTAATAAAATCAATCAACATTGTCTTTGCTGTTTTTGCAATTGCAGGCATATTCAGAAGAAAAAATACATTATACAATAAAAAAGAAGCATTAATTATTATCTGGTTTGGTGTTTTTTTTCTTACTGTATTTTTATATATTTCGAAAGTTTATTACTTCAGCACACGTCATGGTCTTTTGATGGGGATTCCCGTAATTATTTGGGCAGGAATCGGCTTTTTTGAGCTGAAGGAATGGATTTATTTATGGTTGAAAAAAGTATGTTCTCATAGTTTTCTTGCTAAAAATATTACAGCTATTTTCATTCTGGTAATTCTTATAGCTATTCTGCCAAAAACATTGTCTCCAGGGGGTTATGAAAAAAGGGAATTGAAGAAGGCAGGCATATATCTCAAAGGTATGGGATATTCCGGCATCAGATTTGCCGGCGAGCCATCTCTTTACAGGGTTGCCTTTTATGCTGATTCTGAATATGACACCATCCTTTCCGGAAAAACAAATGATGAACTGGTTGGCTTTATGAAAGAAAACAAAACGAACCTGCTTATTTTTGATGAAAAATCAAATAATATCTTTTATATGAATCTTCAGAACAACATTGATTTTTCAGTATTTGAGAAGATAAACCTGCCTGAATTTGAAAAATATCGTGAATATAAAATATCGGTGTACCGGTTAAAAAATATATTATGA
- a CDS encoding sugar transferase, whose translation MLFTNLFLLKIKIKEISVKRAFDFFLSITLIIFLSPVVFLIGITIFATMGSPVLFAQIRPGYKGRPFRIYKFRTMNNLVDESGNMFPDAMRLTRIGRFMRRLSLDELPQLFNVIKGDLSFVGPRPLLMEYLPLYNPEQARRHDVRPGITGWAQINGRNAITWEERFELDIWYVDHRSLWLDMEILLRTVLRVIKGTDISAEGYVTMPKFTGTRMEG comes from the coding sequence ATGCTTTTTACAAATCTATTTTTACTAAAAATAAAGATAAAAGAGATATCTGTGAAACGTGCATTTGATTTTTTCCTTTCAATAACTCTTATTATATTTTTATCTCCTGTTGTTTTTTTGATCGGCATAACGATTTTTGCAACAATGGGAAGTCCGGTCTTATTTGCACAAATCCGGCCGGGATATAAGGGAAGACCTTTCAGGATATATAAATTCAGAACTATGAATAATCTTGTCGATGAATCAGGGAATATGTTTCCTGACGCGATGCGTCTTACCAGGATTGGACGTTTTATGAGACGGTTAAGCCTTGATGAATTGCCGCAGCTTTTTAACGTGATCAAGGGCGATCTTAGTTTTGTGGGACCACGGCCTCTCCTGATGGAATATCTGCCGTTGTATAACCCTGAACAGGCGCGACGCCACGATGTCAGACCGGGGATTACAGGGTGGGCACAAATAAACGGACGAAATGCTATTACCTGGGAAGAGCGTTTTGAACTGGATATATGGTATGTAGACCACAGGAGTCTGTGGTTGGATATGGAGATACTTCTTCGTACTGTTCTTAGGGTTATAAAAGGTACAGACATCAGTGCCGAAGGCTATGTGACTATGCCAAAGTTTACCGGTACCAGGATGGAAGGATAG
- a CDS encoding glycosyltransferase family 4 protein, protein MIASDSASINEKGRNICFIAAIELTIRAFMVEHIRKLSKENRVTVIVNTDNVDFLKTYGLDVNVIPAKIKRRPSPFSDLVALFRLYIIFCKNGFYSVHSITPKAGLISMLAAFLANVPVRIHTFTGQVWASKKGIKREVLKNIDRLLALCATHILTDSKSQQDFIVKEGIVLPGKSFVIGNGSICGVDSIRFRPDQKARRVLREQLLIPESDVLFLFLGRLTFDKGLLDLALSFSKLSDSAKNTSLLIVGPDEEGIKDRVITVCSNCIDKVHFYDFTDTPEKFMAAADVFCLPSYREGFGIVVIEAGSGGIPSIGTRIYGVTDSIEENVTGYLYNAGNVEELTGKMRKMIDEPEIRVKMGIRARDRAIQLFSREYVTDAFYAFYKSIFTKNKDKRDICETCI, encoded by the coding sequence ATGATTGCATCGGATAGTGCAAGCATAAATGAGAAAGGCAGAAATATTTGTTTTATTGCTGCGATAGAACTTACTATTCGTGCTTTTATGGTTGAGCACATAAGAAAACTCAGTAAAGAAAATAGGGTAACAGTGATAGTGAATACTGATAATGTTGATTTTCTTAAAACCTATGGACTTGATGTGAATGTTATTCCTGCAAAAATAAAAAGAAGGCCATCACCGTTTTCCGACTTAGTAGCATTGTTCAGACTTTATATAATTTTCTGTAAAAACGGTTTTTACTCAGTCCATTCAATTACACCAAAGGCAGGTCTCATATCAATGCTCGCGGCATTTTTGGCCAATGTTCCGGTAAGGATACATACCTTTACCGGCCAGGTTTGGGCCAGCAAAAAAGGTATAAAACGGGAAGTTTTGAAGAATATAGACAGATTGCTTGCCTTATGCGCTACACATATCCTTACAGACAGTAAGTCTCAACAAGACTTTATCGTGAAAGAAGGCATTGTTCTGCCTGGAAAATCCTTTGTCATCGGGAATGGTTCTATTTGCGGAGTGGACAGCATTCGCTTCCGACCTGATCAAAAGGCAAGGAGGGTGTTGAGAGAACAATTACTTATACCTGAAAGTGATGTTCTCTTTCTATTTCTTGGCAGGCTTACTTTTGACAAAGGTCTCCTTGATCTTGCCCTGTCTTTTTCGAAGCTCAGCGATTCTGCAAAAAATACAAGCCTTCTTATTGTGGGACCGGATGAAGAGGGAATTAAAGACAGGGTTATTACAGTATGCAGTAACTGTATTGATAAAGTACACTTTTATGATTTTACCGATACACCGGAAAAATTTATGGCTGCAGCGGATGTCTTCTGTCTTCCGAGTTATCGTGAAGGATTCGGTATCGTTGTCATTGAAGCAGGGTCTGGAGGCATTCCTTCAATTGGGACAAGAATATATGGAGTTACTGATTCAATCGAAGAAAATGTGACCGGATACCTTTACAATGCCGGAAATGTTGAAGAGCTTACCGGAAAGATGCGGAAAATGATTGATGAGCCCGAAATAAGGGTGAAGATGGGCATAAGAGCGCGTGATAGGGCAATACAGCTTTTTTCACGGGAATATGTTACAGATGCTTTTTATGCTTTTTACAAATCTATTTTTACTAAAAATAAAGATAAAAGAGATATCTGTGAAACGTGCATTTGA
- a CDS encoding glycosyltransferase family A protein: MPPKVSINLCCYNSEKYLAETLQSIENQTFRDWELIVINDGSSDSTESMIMEFKDRGFPVTYHYQENRGLGYSRNRALEFSQGEYITFIDHDDLWLPEKLAMQVAAFEKRNDIDFIYTNYFVLKDGQKKLAFRKPNPDGDVFGRFLRQYSAGYVTVAIRMSAIRRLGEYFDTNFRLCEEYDFFMRILFQSKAIYIRDPLAVYRIHSERASTRYIDEWPREMEDIMEKYKKTLKGFKEKYAATLRYVYGKIGYYRARAEMSKQNCEKAREYLRPYLGIDFRFLLLYLMTFLPAFVWRRAVSMESKGYFDT; this comes from the coding sequence ATGCCTCCAAAAGTTAGTATAAATCTATGTTGCTATAACTCCGAAAAATATCTGGCCGAGACGCTGCAAAGCATTGAAAACCAGACATTCAGAGACTGGGAGCTTATTGTTATCAATGACGGCTCCTCTGATTCTACGGAGTCGATGATAATGGAATTTAAAGACCGTGGATTTCCTGTAACATATCATTACCAGGAAAACAGAGGGCTTGGTTATTCGCGTAACCGGGCCCTAGAATTTTCTCAGGGCGAATATATTACCTTTATTGACCATGATGATTTGTGGCTCCCCGAAAAACTTGCAATGCAGGTGGCAGCATTTGAAAAGAGAAACGATATTGATTTCATATATACAAACTATTTTGTGCTGAAGGATGGACAAAAAAAATTGGCATTTAGAAAACCCAACCCTGATGGCGATGTTTTTGGCCGCTTCCTGAGACAATATTCTGCAGGTTATGTGACTGTTGCAATCAGAATGAGCGCAATTCGCAGGCTGGGCGAATATTTTGACACTAATTTCAGGCTTTGCGAGGAATATGATTTTTTTATGCGGATTCTGTTTCAATCTAAAGCAATTTATATCAGGGACCCTCTGGCTGTTTACAGGATTCACTCAGAAAGAGCCAGCACAAGATATATAGATGAATGGCCCCGTGAGATGGAAGACATTATGGAAAAATACAAAAAAACTCTAAAAGGATTTAAGGAAAAATATGCTGCAACATTAAGATACGTTTATGGAAAGATTGGTTATTACCGTGCGCGTGCAGAAATGTCGAAACAAAATTGCGAAAAGGCAAGGGAATACTTGCGGCCTTATCTTGGGATAGATTTTCGTTTCCTTTTACTTTATCTGATGACTTTTTTGCCTGCCTTTGTTTGGCGCCGAGCTGTCTCTATGGAAAGCAAGGGTTACTTCGATACATAA
- a CDS encoding DegT/DnrJ/EryC1/StrS family aminotransferase, translating to MLQAHRPSIGSEELEEVRKVFETGWLGMGSQVMEFENMIKDYLGARNVVAVSTGTTALHITLDAYGIGPGDEVVTPSLTFCAAIQSIISLGATPVFCDIDPKTLNLDPVDVEKRITPRTKAIMPVHYCGYACDMDRILDIAGSRKIVVIEDAAHAFGSSYKGKKIGSIGDAACFSFDPIKNITCGEGGAIAVNDDGIAEKIRKKRVLGISKDSWQRQENTQSWFYEVVTPGYRYHMSNINAAIGIVQLQKIQKFIERRRFIVEKYNAAFKNVNHLKMFKWDLSEMAPFMYILRVAEGRRDEMMNFLATKGVASGVHYIPNHIQPLFKNYATELPVTEMIWKEIITLPLFYDMTEEDVNLVISSVIEFCSQ from the coding sequence ATGTTGCAAGCACACAGACCCTCTATTGGTAGCGAAGAGCTTGAAGAAGTCAGAAAAGTATTCGAGACAGGATGGCTTGGTATGGGCTCGCAGGTAATGGAGTTTGAAAATATGATAAAGGACTATCTGGGTGCACGCAATGTAGTAGCTGTCAGCACAGGTACTACAGCGCTCCATATTACGCTTGATGCCTACGGCATTGGCCCTGGAGATGAGGTTGTAACGCCTTCATTGACTTTTTGTGCAGCAATACAGAGTATTATTTCTCTTGGGGCAACTCCTGTGTTTTGTGATATTGATCCGAAAACGCTTAACCTTGATCCGGTTGATGTGGAAAAACGGATAACGCCGAGAACAAAGGCAATTATGCCTGTCCATTATTGTGGTTATGCCTGCGATATGGACAGGATCCTTGATATTGCCGGAAGCAGAAAAATTGTTGTGATTGAAGATGCTGCTCATGCATTCGGTTCATCATATAAGGGGAAAAAGATCGGAAGCATCGGTGATGCAGCATGTTTTAGCTTTGATCCGATAAAAAATATTACATGCGGTGAGGGAGGAGCAATAGCTGTAAATGATGACGGCATTGCAGAAAAGATACGGAAAAAAAGGGTTCTTGGAATATCGAAGGACTCCTGGCAAAGACAGGAAAATACACAAAGCTGGTTCTATGAAGTGGTGACACCTGGATACCGCTATCACATGAGTAATATCAATGCCGCTATAGGGATCGTTCAACTGCAAAAGATTCAAAAATTCATCGAGCGCAGGAGATTTATAGTAGAAAAATATAACGCTGCCTTTAAAAATGTTAATCATCTCAAAATGTTCAAATGGGATTTAAGTGAAATGGCTCCTTTTATGTACATACTTCGTGTTGCCGAGGGCAGAAGGGACGAGATGATGAATTTCCTCGCAACAAAAGGGGTGGCAAGCGGTGTTCATTACATACCCAATCATATACAGCCGTTATTTAAGAATTACGCGACAGAACTTCCTGTTACAGAAATGATATGGAAGGAGATTATTACGCTTCCTCTCTTTTATGACATGACAGAAGAGGATGTGAATCTTGTAATAAGTTCTGTAATAGAATTTTGCAGTCAGTGA
- the kdsB gene encoding 3-deoxy-manno-octulosonate cytidylyltransferase, translated as MRIVGMVPARLQSSRLPEKALVDIEGLPMVIHTCKRAELAGKLDEVYLVTDSDKIKEAGKSRGIKVIMTGTHHRSGSDRLAEACTYVDCDIVVNIQGDEPLVDPEHIDAIVDPLITNPDILIAVGVTPYKKRNSTSDIKAVLDLEGNIMYCSRNDLPSDARSVVNEMLKMCFIVPFRKNFLLKYTLWEPTPLEAIEFNEYLRVLEHGVKMRAVMIDNAKISVDTPEDLAIVCEIMKHDTIKHKYM; from the coding sequence ATGCGGATAGTTGGTATGGTCCCTGCAAGGCTCCAATCAAGCAGGTTGCCTGAGAAAGCTCTTGTTGATATTGAAGGGCTGCCCATGGTTATACATACATGTAAAAGAGCCGAGCTTGCAGGGAAACTTGACGAAGTTTATCTTGTAACGGATAGCGATAAGATAAAGGAAGCAGGGAAGTCTCGCGGCATTAAGGTTATTATGACAGGAACACATCACAGGAGTGGTTCGGACAGGCTTGCTGAGGCATGTACTTATGTCGACTGTGATATTGTGGTAAATATCCAGGGCGATGAACCCCTTGTTGATCCTGAACATATTGATGCTATCGTTGATCCTTTGATTACTAACCCTGATATTCTGATTGCTGTCGGGGTTACACCTTATAAAAAAAGAAACAGTACCTCGGATATTAAGGCAGTTTTGGACCTCGAAGGCAATATAATGTATTGCTCCCGCAACGATCTGCCAAGTGATGCCCGAAGTGTTGTAAATGAAATGCTTAAAATGTGTTTTATAGTTCCTTTCAGGAAAAATTTTCTTCTTAAATACACCTTGTGGGAGCCTACACCTCTTGAAGCCATTGAGTTCAATGAATATCTCAGAGTATTGGAACATGGTGTGAAAATGCGGGCAGTTATGATAGATAATGCCAAAATCAGTGTTGATACCCCAGAAGACCTTGCCATAGTATGCGAGATAATGAAACATGACACAATCAAGCATAAATATATGTGA